From the genome of Desulfovibrio sp. JY:
GTACGCCCAAGCGGTTACCAAGGGGACTTTTCCGGGACCGGAGCATGTTTTTTCCATGGCTCCGGAGGCGCATGACGCCTTCCTTTCCATGATTGCCGCCGCTGCGTCCGAGGAAACCACGGACCAAAGCGATCCAAAGCAACCCGCAAGCAACCCGTGATCGCCTCGCGCGGACTTTTTTCCATGAGCTGTACATGAAAAACAATCAGTTCGATGATGACGTCAGGGAATTCGTCCTTTTATTCAATGGCGTTTTCCTTATCGTCAGCAACGATGCACTCTTCAATAAAAATCTTCGCGGCACGCTTCTGCGTCATCTCAGCATTAAGCAGGAATGCGTCTACAACGCCTCGACTGTTGAGGGGCTCCACCGGGAGGTCAAGCTCCTCCGTTCAAAAAGCAACAAGGTTCTGCTTTTTATCGAGCGGGAACTCAACGGTCGCAACATGGCGGACCTTATCCGCTACATCAAGACGGACTACAACAACGATATTTATGTCGTCGTCCTGACCACGGAAGTGGAACGGGACAAGCTGGTCTTGCTCCACGAACTTGGCGCGGACAACATCATCACCAAGCCCATTTCCCCGGACACCCTGGTGGAAAAGATCGCCTTCACGGTCAAACCGCGCGGCCAGCTCGGCGAGCTCATGGATCAGGGACGACAAAGCCTGGAGATGGGCAATCCCCTGGAAGCGGCCAAGATCGCCAAGCAGGTCCTGGAAATAAAGGCCAACAGCCCGTCGGGGCTGCTGCTCATGGGCGACGCGTTGCGCGAAATGGGCAAGCGCGACGAGGCGCTTCGGGCCTATACCCAGGCGGAAAAAGGCGCCCGCCTGTTCCTGGACCCGCTCAAGAAAATCGCCGCCCTGCACCACGCGGAAGGCAACACGGCCGAGGAACTCAAATTCCTGGAACGCCTGGACAAGCTCTCGCCGCTCAATGTCGACCGCAAGGTGGACATCGGCGCGGGTTACGTGAAGCTCGGCGACACCGACAAGGCCAAGGCCGCCTTCGACCAGGCCGTGCGCATCGCCACCAAGGAAGCCCTGGACGGGTTAAGCCGCGTCACGCAGCTCATCGCCGCACGTTGCATGGACGCCGCGCCGGAACTCTCCGAGCAGTATCTGCGCCAGACGCTCAACACGCGCAAGAACATGCTCGACCGCTCGGACATCGAGACGTTCAACCGCCTCGGGCTCATGCTGCGACGCCAGGGCAAATGGCAGGAGGCCATCGCCGAGTACCGCCGGGCGCTCAAGATTTCTCCGGAAGATGCCGGCCTTTACTACAACATTTCCATGGCCTTCACCGAAGGCAAGCAATACATCGAGGCCTACCAGCACCTGGATCGGGCGCTTTCGCTCAATGCCGACCTGTGGCGCACCAACGAAGCGATCTGCTACAATATCGCCACGGTCTACCGGCGCTACGGCAAGAAGGACCAGGCGGTCGGCTATCTGAAAAAGGCCCTGGGCATCAATCCGAATTACGCCAAGGCCCAAACGCTGCTCCAGGAAATCGGCTCCGCAATTTGACGCCGCCCCCGGGCAGGCGCTCCATCCCCCGCACCGCAACCGGCTTTCCCGCCAAGGCACCTTTCGCCATGCTCGCCTATCCCCACTTCGACCCCGTTGCCCTGCAGCTTGGACCCTTAAGCGTCCGCTGGTACGGGCTCATGTATCTCATCGGCTTTTGCGCCGCCTGGCTGCTCGGCCGCTACCGGGCCAAGCAGCCCGATTCGGGCTGGACGGGGATCATGGTCGACGACCTGATCACCTATTCGGTGCTCGGTGTGGTCATCGGCGGCCGGGTGGGCTACGAGCTTTTCTACGACCTGCCCGATTTCCTGGCCAACCCCCTGAACCTGTTCAAGGTCTGGGAAGGGGGCATGTCCTTCCACGGCGGCTTTCTGGGCATGGCCGTGGTCATCTGGTTTCTGGGCAAAAAAAGCGGCAAGGGATTCTGGGGCGTGGCCGATTTCACCGCGCCGCTGATCCCGCTCGGCATCCTGGCCGGACGCATCGGCAATTTCATCAACGGCGAGCTGTGGGGCAAGGTCACGGACCTGCCCTGGGGCATGGTCTTTCCCGACCCCCGGGCCGGAGACCTGCCGCGCCATCCCTCGCAACTCTACGAGGCAAGCCTGGAAGGGCTGGCGCTTTTTTGCATCGTGTGGTTCTACTCGGCCAAAAAACGCAAGACCGGCGCTGTCTCCGGCGCCTTCTGCCTGTGGTACGGCATCTTCCGCTTTGCCGTGGAATTCGTGCGGGTGCCCGACCCGCAGCTCGGCTACCTGGCCTTCGGCTGGATGACCATGGGCCAAATCCTCAGCATCCCGGTCATTGCCTGCGGCATCTGGCTGCTCTGGCTGCGCCACGTGCCGCAAAAGAGCGTTGAAAAATGAAACTGGGGGGAAACCTTTCTGAAGAAAGGTTCTCCCCCCAGCCCCCCCTTCCAAAGACTTTTATCAATAACAGCTTGTTATCGATAACGGATCGATACAGTAAAAAAGTTTAGGAAGGGGAGAGCGCGAGAGGGGAGAACCCTTTGCAAAAGGGTTTCCCCTCTCGCACCTTCTTCACTTTCTTATCTTCATTCCCTGTTCAACGGGATGAGCACGAATTCGCCGCACAGGTCGTCGCCCTGGGTTTCCGGCCAGACGGCCACGTAGGTTTTGCCCCTGGCCTGCTCCACCGGCACGCTGGCCGGCGCGGGTGCGTGGCGTTTGCAATAGCCCCAGTCTCCGGAAGTCATCTCCTCGGGGGGACAATAACGGTGTTCGGGGGGAATGGGCCCTTTCCAAAACCGGCACATCCGGCACTTCTGCTTCATGGTTGTCGCTCGGTCCCGCCGGGTTGTCCGAACGGCAGCCCCGGGACCTTGATTTCAAATATTTTGGGCCAATTCTTGCCCGTCACCCAAATCCGCCCCGTGGCCGGATCGCAGGCTATGCCATTGAGGACGTCGTCGGAGCTGGTCTTGGTTACGCCGGCGACCAGGGCGGCGCAATCCACCCAGGCCATCACCCTGCCCGAAGCCGGGTCGATGACCGCGATGCGCGTATCACCCCAGACATTGGCCCACACCATGCCGCCAATGGCTTCCAGCTCGTTTAAACGCGTCACGGGCTCGCCGTCGTCGGTCACGGACACGGTCCGGCGCAAGGCCATGGTTTCGGGGGCGTAAAAAAAGAGCTTGTCCGACCCGTCGCTGACAACCAGATCATTGCCAAGCCGACAGGCCCCCCAGCCTTCGGTGGCCAGCGGCAGCTCGCGCACGGGCGCGAGATCGGACAGCCGGGACACGAACACCCGCCCCTCCCGCCATGTCAGCTGGTACAGATGGTCGCCGACAAGGGCCAATCCCTCGCCGAAATAGGGCGCGGACAAGGCGCGTCGGGACAGCACCCTGCCCGTGGCCGGATCCACCCGCCGCAGGGACGACTGGCCGTAGAGCCCGGTGCTTTCGTAAAGCGCGCCGCCGTGAAAGAGCAGCCCCTGGGTAAACGCGCCCGGGTCGTGGGGCACGGTCGCCACGATCCGGGCGGGGAAAACCGGCGCGCCTGCCAGGGCCGGACCGGCCGACAGCACGGCCCAAAGCAACAGGAGCGCCACGCGGATCGCGGTCGGCATTTTTGCCGTCCGACGGGATGGGACCGCAACCGGATGACGTTTGCGGTAATTACTGTCTTTTCTTGTCATGCAAGGAAGTTAGCATCCCCTGTCGGGGCTGGCAAGAATGGCCCGGGCGACACAAAGGGCTTTACATGGCGAAAAATTCCAGACATAGTTCACCCCATGAACGATACCCTGCTTTTCATCGGCGTCATGGTTGTCTGGTTCCTGATCGTCCGGGTCGTCTTCCCCAAGCTCGGCATACGGGGGTGAGGCATCGACACGGGGTGCGGTTCGCGCCCCAACCCCCCGCGCAAGCCGGACAATCCGGACAAGGACGCCGGATCGCCTAGAAACTGATCTTGAGGCCGACATTGCCTCCCAGGCTGTCGAGCCCATTGCCCGAAAACGATCCCATGTGCTGGAAGCGGCCGGCCGCCTTGAGGCTCACATCCTTGCCGAGCGCCACGGAGCCGCCGAGGTCGGCCTGGCCCATGCCGTTTTGCGTGTCGCCGTTGTAGGGCAGTGGCTTGTCGGAAAAAACACCGCCGCCGCCGGCGCCGACGAACAGCGTTCCCTTGTTCGAGCGCATGAAGTCCCAGCGGGCCATGGCCGCCACGCTCGTGGCGTTGGTGGTTTCGTTCGTGGTGGCTTCGCCCAGCACGGTCCGGGTCTTCTTCTGCTGGTCCACCGCATAGCCCAGGCCCTCGGCCTCCAGGGCCACGCCGTCCATGACGTAGTGGCCGGCCGCGCCGCCGTAGGTGCCGACCGTGTTGACGTTGGGATTGGTGGTTCCGTAGATGCCGCCACGGGGTTCAACATAGGTGGTGCCCTGGGTATATTCCCGGGCCGGGGCGGTCCCGGCCCCAAGCAGCAGGACACAGGCGGCAAGGGTTATGACGTGGCGCTTCATGGCGCTCCTCCTTGTCTTTCCCCGGTCGCCGCGACCGGGAATCAATGCATCAGGGACTTGACGCCGATCGACTTGCGCGCGGACGCGACGGGCTGTTCCCGCTCCAGGATGACGGCCGTGCCGTAGCAGGAGAAATAGCGCGAACCGTCGGGATGGAAGGCCACGTTCTCCTGGTAGCCGATGATGGCGTCGGCGCCGATGTCGATGGCGCTGGCGGTCAGGCCGTAAAAGGCGCACTCGGAGTCGAAGCCGCGGCCGCTGACGAGCCCGAGCACCTTGCGGACCTTGCGGCCTTCCAGGCCCGGCGTGGTCACCACGGGAAACTTGCCGGAGAAAAACATCTCCTTGGCATTCTTGAGCCGCGCGCCCTTCTTGAGTTCCTCGTGACGCCCCCCACGGCTCTTTTTGTCGCCGCCGAAAAGTGAAAGCATGCCGTCCTCCTTTGCGCGCGCCCGGCCGAAGTGGCCGGGCATTCCCCGCTTTCCATTGCTCTAGCAAGGAGCTTGCCAATAATTTTATTAAATTATTCCGGCATATTCAAAAGAAGGACAACTGTTCTGTCAAAGTTCTGACCCCTCACGCGCAAAAAAAAAGCCGGACCCGAAGGCCCGGCTCCAAAAGTGCCAGAGGGGGCACGATCAACCAGCCTTGTCCAGATAGCGCCGTACGGCCGGATTGGGACGCACGCTGGTGCGGTAGCCGGAAAGGCGCTGATTTTCCTGCTTGGCCCGTTGGAGGTCGGTCTGGAGTTCGGCGTGCAGACGCCTGGCTTCGACGGTCAGCTGGCCTTGCAGGTTCTTGAGCTTCAGCAGCTTGTCCCGAAGCTGGGCAATTCCATCCGGGTCGGTGGAACGCCAAGCCATTTCCAGCAACTGGCCGCGATCCTTGGCCAGCACCTCCGCCTCCTCGATCTCGCCGGCAAGAAGGCAATGCAGCTCGCGTTCGCCGGCAACCAATGCCGCTTCGAGATATTCAAGCTTGTCGGACATGGCGTTATTCCTCGCGGAGCCCTCGAAAGTTCTCCTGCAATTCGGCGATGACGGCCTTCCAGCGGGTCATGGCCGGGATGAATTCGTATTCGAGCAGGTCGGCGAGCAAAATCCAGTCCTCGTTCTCGAGCACTTCCACCATCTCGGAGAACAGGTTGGAAATCTCGTCGGCGGACGCTTCGAACGAACCGGAGCCCTTGGCCAGGGACTCGCCGCGCAACACCCCGATCATGTTGAGAAAATCGCGGGTGACATCCATCAGGTCCTGATAGACCTCCAGGGCCTCGGCATCCTCGGCCTGGCGGAACAGGTCGGCCACGCGCCGGGCGCCGCGGTCCATGAGCACCACCACCTTGTCGAGCTCGGTGGCGATATCCAGGGCCATGCTGACAACGGGCACGCTCTTGACCTCGACCGAGGTGATCTCCTCGGCTTCGATGTCCTCGGCCTGATGGGGATAAATTTCGGAAAAGCTTTCATTGTTGACGATAACGTCCGTGACGATGCGCCCTTCCAGTTCGCCGCCATCCATGATCTGGAGCAGAATTTCCTCGAGGTTGTGGAACTCTTTGATCTCCATGCTGGTCGTCCGGCCATCAACGCTTATCATGTCGTGCCTCCCTCTGGAGTTGTTGTCTGAGGGAAAGGATTTCCATTCCCGCCCCATCTCTTACAACAACCATGCCAAAGGGATCAGGCGCTGCCGAGGCAGGCGGCCATGGCCGCGATACAGTCGCCGTAACGCCGGATGCGGGCCAGAAGCCCGGGCAGGTCCGGCGGGGCCTGCTGGGCCTCCTGCATCCACAGCCGCCCGAGCACGCCAAGCTCCGGCGATGCCGTCCACAGGCCGCTTAAGCGGTCCCAGCCGGCCAGAAAGCGGGACTTCATGGCCTGGTTTCTGGCCGACAGCCCGGCCTGTCCTTCCAGCAGCCGCAGCAGGTCGGCGGATTGCCCAAGCAATGGCAGCACCGCCTCGCGCCGGGCCTCGGGCAGGGAAAAAAACGCCGGCTCCGTTCCCGGCCCGGCAAACGCCTCTTCGTCAAGGAATTGGCGCAGCACCCGCCGCAACAGTCGCAACCACACCGCCCGGGGTTCGGCGTCATGGCCGGACAGGGAACGCAAGTCCATGAATCCCCGGGCATCGAGGGCCGACAGCCAGGCCCTGGCCCCGGGATAGGCCCCGGCCGGAAAAGTCCCCTGCTCCAGAAAGGCGGCCGTGGCCTCAAAGACGGTTTGCGGGCCGATGGCCGTCAGGCAGGCGTTGGCGTTCGGGCAGGGCCGGCCGAACGGGCAGGGATGGCAGGGCATGTCGGGTTCCAGACACAGACAGCCTTCCCGGTAGGGTCCGGTGTCGAAGGGCTGGGCCGTGGCCAGGAAAATGGCCACCGACGGCACATCCAGACCGGCGGCCAGATGCAACGTGCCGGTGTCGTTGGAAACGAGCAGCCGGAGGCGGCAAACGACGGCGGCCAGGGTCGGCAGGTCGGTGCCCCCGATCAGGTTCACGAAGGGACTGCCGGCAAGTTCCCCGTAGCGTACCCCGAGTTCGCGTTCCCCGGGCGCGCCGAGCAGGACCGGCACGGCCCGAAAGCGCTCCCACAAGCGGTCTCCCACCCCGGCGAAAGCGGCCACGGGCCACTGCCGGGCGCTCGCGCTGGCCCCGAGCTGGAAGCCCACGAAAAAAGCCGCTTGCTCCGGCGCGGCCCCGGCCAGCCGCTGCCCGGCCGCGTCCAGGGCTTCCTGCGGCGGCCGGGCCAGGGCAAACCGGCCCGGACCGATGCCCACTCCGGCGGCCTTGCGGAACAGGTCCACGACATTGAAAGGACTCACGCCCCGGCTGGCCGAAGATGCTTCCAGAAAGGTGGCCCAGGGCGAGGATTCGTGGCGATAGCCCAGGGGATCGAGGTCAAATCCCCGCACGGCGTCGCCGCAAAGCCGTCTGGCGAGCAACCGCGCGGCCAGGGCCGGGGTCAGGTTGACGACCACCTCGGGAGCGAACTCCCGGACCACCCGGTCGGTGAAGTCGGCCACGGCGGCCAGGGACTCGTGCCAGTCCCCACTTAACCCCGCCAGCAGGCGCCCCCCGGGCAGGGGCAGGATCGCCCGGGCCTCGGGCAACAGCGCCGCCGCCCCGGCAAAATTTTCCAGGCAGGCCACCCCGATCTCGTGGCCCTGGCCAGCCAGCTCGCCCAGGGCGGGCTGGGATTGAAGCAAATCGCCGAAACGCGTCAGATTCAGCAACAAAATCCTCATAATAGCTCCACGATATGGCAATAGGCTAGCGGTATGCAGAAGCCATGCACGCAGGGAAATCCCGTAATACCGGTTCCAACCTCTCGCGCGCGCTCCTTCCCAACCTTTTTCCAGGTAAGGATGTGATAGTCATACCTTTCATGAAAACCGTCTTTGAAAATGGTGATTTCCGGGTCCTCACACGGCTTGTTGGCCCCTCGCGAAGATGGTATTCCGGGCACCATCAAGGTGATTACCGGCCGCTGCGGCCCTAGCCTATGAACAATTCGCTCGCAGACGACGACCCCACCTCCGGCATCCTGGAGTTGCAGCGTTTTCTTCCGGAAGGCAAGCAAGAGGATTTGCGCTGCCTGATGGAGGCCCTCGCCGCCTCCCGGCTGGCCCTTGATCGGGAAAAAGCCGACCTGGCCGCCGCCCTTGGCCAGGTCGGGCAGGAAAGGGACCGGCTGCGGGAACGGCTGCGCCGCATGGAAGCCCATATGGGGCTGCTCCAGGACATCTTCCGCGTCAACGACCAGGCGTTTTCCACTTTCCGCGCCGCCCTGACCCTGTCCCGGCAGTTGCGCCGGCTGGCCGACCTGCCGGAGGTCGTGGCCGAACTCGGCCGGGTCATGGGTGTGCGGGCGCTTTCCTGCCTGTTGGTCGGCGAAGACTTCGAGACCTACGTGCCCCCGGGCTATCCCTGCCCGTCCCGGCAGGCCCTTGGCGAGGCGCTGGCCTGCCTGCCCGAGGCTTCCCGGGACAGGCGCATCCATGTGGGCGCGGTCAAGGATCTCGTCCGGCCGGACTTTTTCTTCGCCCCGGCCGATTTGGACGCCTGCCCGGAACTGCTTGCCGGCTCGTGCTTCATCGCGGCGCTCCATGACAAATACCATTGCGGCCGCGTCATCGGCGCGCTCTCCCTGGCCGATGCGGCCCCCGACCGGTACACGCCCGAAAAAGGCACCGATTTCCTGGAGCATTTCTGCGAAGTTTTGGCCGGCGATCTGTTGCACGTCAAGATCCACGAGGAACTCACGCGCCAGCGCGACATCGACGAACTGACCGGCATTCCCAACCGGGCCTCCCTGCGCCGCAACGCCCCGGCGCTCCTCAGTCTGGCCGAACGCAAGAGCTCGCCGGCGGCGCTCCTTTTTTGCGATCTCGACCGCTTCAAGGCGGTCAACGACCTCCACGGCCACGAAACCGGCGACGCGGTGCTGCGCGACGTGGCCCGGGGCATGGCCGGCCGGGTGCGAGCCTACGACCTGCTGGCCAGACTTGGCGGCGACGAATTCGTGGTGCTCATGCCGGACGCCGGACCGCAGGAAGCGGCCATCATGGCCAAACGCCTGCGGGCCTGCGTGGCCCAGGTGGCCCGGGACCGGGGGCTCTCCGGAGTACCCGGCCTTTCGGTCTCCATCGGCGTGGCCCTTTTCACCCCGGGGCTTACCATCGACGACCTCGTGCGCCAGGCAGACGCGGCCATGTACGCGGACAAGCGTGCTGCCACCAACACCAAAAAAACGGAATGATCCACCTCCCCATGTCACTCCTCTCCCGCCGCTCCATCACCGTTTGTTGCATCCTCCTGGCCCTGACGCTTTCCTGCCGCGAGGCGCGGGCCGCGTCCGAAACGTCCCGGCTCCTGGCCGCCATGAGCCTGGAGGAAAAGGTCGGCCAGATCTTCATGCTCTGGTTCAAGGGGCCGGTCGCTTCCGGGGACGCCGCCGCGCTCATCCGCGACCACCATGTCGGCGGGCTGATCCTCTACGCCACGGCGGGCAACATCGAATCCCCGGAGCAGGTGGCGCGCCTGACGGCCGACATGCAGGCGGCGGCCGCCGCCTCGGGCCATGGCGTGGGAGTGCTTGTGGGCGTGGACCAGGAGGGCGGGCCGGTGGCGCGCCTGCGCCAGGGATTCACCGTCTTTCCGAGCCAGATGGCCCAGGCGGCAACGGGCCGGGCCGACCTGGCTAGGCGCGCCGCCGCGGCCACGGCCCGGGAGCTTGCCACCGTCGGCATAAACGTCGATTTCGCGCCCGTGGCCGACGTCAACATCAATCCCGCCAACCCGGTCATCGGCATCCGCTCCTTCGGCTCCGACCCGGCCACGGCGGCCCGGTTCGCGGCCGCGGCCACCACCGGCTACCGCAACGCCGGGGTCATCTGCACGCCCAAACACTTTCCCGGCCACGGCGACACGTCCGTGGATTCCCATGTCGGCCTGCCCCGGGTGGATCATGATCTAAGGACGCTCGACCGGGTGGATTTCCCGCCGTTTCGGGCGGCGCTGGCCGCCGGGGCCCCGGCCGTGATGACGGCCCATGTCCTGGCGCCGGCCTTGGAGCCTAAGGGACTGCCCGCCACGCTGTCCCGGCGGGTGCTCGGAGGCTGGCTTCGCGGCCGCATGGGTTTTTCGGGGGTGATCTTCACCGATTCCCTGGGCATGGGAGCGGTGGCCGACACCTGGGGCACGGCCGAGGCCGCCGTTTTGGCCCTCGAGGCCGGGGCGGACATCCTGCTTGTCGGCGCGGACGCGGGACGCCCGGCCTCCGAGCGCCTGCTGGCCATGGACGCCGTGATCCAGGCCGTCCGTTCGGGCCGGGTGCCGGCCAAACGCCTGGACGCGGCGGTTGCCCGCGTGCTGCGCCTCAAGGAACGCTATGGCCTGCTGGCCGCCTCCCGGCTGGCCGAGCCCGCGCCGGACGCGGCCCGGCGCACGGACACGCCGCAAAACATCGCCCTGGCCAGGCGCATCGCCGTGCGCGCCCTGACGGCGTTCGGCCCGACCAAACCGGCCCTACCGGCGGCGCGGACCGCCTCGACCCTCGTCGTGCGGCCGCGTCTCGGCCGCGACGCCATCGATGCCCTGGCCGAAGCCGGCATCGACGCCTGGAGCGGCCCGCACGCGCTTTTTTTGCCGTCCGACCCGGACGCGACCGCCATCGCCCAGGCCGAAGCGGCGGCCAGGCAGGCCTCCAAGGTGATCCTGCTCGCCACGAACGCCCGCAAATATCCAGGCCAGCGGCGACTGGCCGAAAGTCTCGCCCAGGCCGCTCCCGGACGGCTGATCCTCGTCGCCGCCGAGTCGCCCTACGACCTGCCCCTTCTGCCCAACGCAGCGGCACGACTGGCCATTTACGGCGAGACGCCAGCCGGTATGGCAGCCCTGGAGGACGCGCTCTTTACAACGCAACTTTTTGGCGGACGGTGTCCGGCAACCATTATGAGCACAACCTCTACAGCATTTGCGACGCAATAAGGTCCAACACGCCAGCCACAGGCAATTTCAGTTCTATTGCAGCCATTCCGTTGACCTTTCCCCCCGAATGGTATCTGATCCCCTGCAAACAGATATGGAGCGACAATATGGATAATCAGAAAGCCTCTTACACCCCAGGCACCCTCTGCCTTGTGCTGGGAATTCTCTTCGCCATTTGTGTCATCGGTTCCACTCTGTTGGGCAACATCTTCGTCGCCATCGCCCTGGCCGTCGTCGGCCTGATTGCCGCCTGGTTTGCGACAAACCGCATCAACGGCCCTCTCAGCAAACTTCATGACGGCGTGTACCGGATCAACAACGATGCCAAGAAGTTTTATCTCGACGAAGTCCTGTCCTGGGAAGCGCTTGGCCCCCTCGGCGCGGAAATAAGCAAGGCCCTGTCATTTAACATGCTGCGCCGGGAATACTACCGCGGCGCGGTGCTTAGCGTCGGCACGCCT
Proteins encoded in this window:
- a CDS encoding glycosyltransferase family 9 protein, with the protein product MRILLLNLTRFGDLLQSQPALGELAGQGHEIGVACLENFAGAAALLPEARAILPLPGGRLLAGLSGDWHESLAAVADFTDRVVREFAPEVVVNLTPALAARLLARRLCGDAVRGFDLDPLGYRHESSPWATFLEASSASRGVSPFNVVDLFRKAAGVGIGPGRFALARPPQEALDAAGQRLAGAAPEQAAFFVGFQLGASASARQWPVAAFAGVGDRLWERFRAVPVLLGAPGERELGVRYGELAGSPFVNLIGGTDLPTLAAVVCRLRLLVSNDTGTLHLAAGLDVPSVAIFLATAQPFDTGPYREGCLCLEPDMPCHPCPFGRPCPNANACLTAIGPQTVFEATAAFLEQGTFPAGAYPGARAWLSALDARGFMDLRSLSGHDAEPRAVWLRLLRRVLRQFLDEEAFAGPGTEPAFFSLPEARREAVLPLLGQSADLLRLLEGQAGLSARNQAMKSRFLAGWDRLSGLWTASPELGVLGRLWMQEAQQAPPDLPGLLARIRRYGDCIAAMAACLGSA
- the nagZ gene encoding beta-N-acetylhexosaminidase encodes the protein MSLLSRRSITVCCILLALTLSCREARAASETSRLLAAMSLEEKVGQIFMLWFKGPVASGDAAALIRDHHVGGLILYATAGNIESPEQVARLTADMQAAAAASGHGVGVLVGVDQEGGPVARLRQGFTVFPSQMAQAATGRADLARRAAAATARELATVGINVDFAPVADVNINPANPVIGIRSFGSDPATAARFAAAATTGYRNAGVICTPKHFPGHGDTSVDSHVGLPRVDHDLRTLDRVDFPPFRAALAAGAPAVMTAHVLAPALEPKGLPATLSRRVLGGWLRGRMGFSGVIFTDSLGMGAVADTWGTAEAAVLALEAGADILLVGADAGRPASERLLAMDAVIQAVRSGRVPAKRLDAAVARVLRLKERYGLLAASRLAEPAPDAARRTDTPQNIALARRIAVRALTAFGPTKPALPAARTASTLVVRPRLGRDAIDALAEAGIDAWSGPHALFLPSDPDATAIAQAEAAARQASKVILLATNARKYPGQRRLAESLAQAAPGRLILVAAESPYDLPLLPNAAARLAIYGETPAGMAALEDALFTTQLFGGRCPATIMSTTSTAFATQ
- a CDS encoding tetratricopeptide repeat protein produces the protein MKNNQFDDDVREFVLLFNGVFLIVSNDALFNKNLRGTLLRHLSIKQECVYNASTVEGLHREVKLLRSKSNKVLLFIERELNGRNMADLIRYIKTDYNNDIYVVVLTTEVERDKLVLLHELGADNIITKPISPDTLVEKIAFTVKPRGQLGELMDQGRQSLEMGNPLEAAKIAKQVLEIKANSPSGLLLMGDALREMGKRDEALRAYTQAEKGARLFLDPLKKIAALHHAEGNTAEELKFLERLDKLSPLNVDRKVDIGAGYVKLGDTDKAKAAFDQAVRIATKEALDGLSRVTQLIAARCMDAAPELSEQYLRQTLNTRKNMLDRSDIETFNRLGLMLRRQGKWQEAIAEYRRALKISPEDAGLYYNISMAFTEGKQYIEAYQHLDRALSLNADLWRTNEAICYNIATVYRRYGKKDQAVGYLKKALGINPNYAKAQTLLQEIGSAI
- the lgt gene encoding prolipoprotein diacylglyceryl transferase — translated: MLAYPHFDPVALQLGPLSVRWYGLMYLIGFCAAWLLGRYRAKQPDSGWTGIMVDDLITYSVLGVVIGGRVGYELFYDLPDFLANPLNLFKVWEGGMSFHGGFLGMAVVIWFLGKKSGKGFWGVADFTAPLIPLGILAGRIGNFINGELWGKVTDLPWGMVFPDPRAGDLPRHPSQLYEASLEGLALFCIVWFYSAKKRKTGAVSGAFCLWYGIFRFAVEFVRVPDPQLGYLAFGWMTMGQILSIPVIACGIWLLWLRHVPQKSVEK
- a CDS encoding GGDEF domain-containing protein; this translates as MNNSLADDDPTSGILELQRFLPEGKQEDLRCLMEALAASRLALDREKADLAAALGQVGQERDRLRERLRRMEAHMGLLQDIFRVNDQAFSTFRAALTLSRQLRRLADLPEVVAELGRVMGVRALSCLLVGEDFETYVPPGYPCPSRQALGEALACLPEASRDRRIHVGAVKDLVRPDFFFAPADLDACPELLAGSCFIAALHDKYHCGRVIGALSLADAAPDRYTPEKGTDFLEHFCEVLAGDLLHVKIHEELTRQRDIDELTGIPNRASLRRNAPALLSLAERKSSPAALLFCDLDRFKAVNDLHGHETGDAVLRDVARGMAGRVRAYDLLARLGGDEFVVLMPDAGPQEAAIMAKRLRACVAQVARDRGLSGVPGLSVSIGVALFTPGLTIDDLVRQADAAMYADKRAATNTKKTE
- a CDS encoding glutaminyl-peptide cyclotransferase; the encoded protein is MPTAIRVALLLLWAVLSAGPALAGAPVFPARIVATVPHDPGAFTQGLLFHGGALYESTGLYGQSSLRRVDPATGRVLSRRALSAPYFGEGLALVGDHLYQLTWREGRVFVSRLSDLAPVRELPLATEGWGACRLGNDLVVSDGSDKLFFYAPETMALRRTVSVTDDGEPVTRLNELEAIGGMVWANVWGDTRIAVIDPASGRVMAWVDCAALVAGVTKTSSDDVLNGIACDPATGRIWVTGKNWPKIFEIKVPGLPFGQPGGTERQP